The Arctopsyche grandis isolate Sample6627 chromosome 7, ASM5162203v2, whole genome shotgun sequence genome includes a window with the following:
- the LOC143914259 gene encoding protein FAM135B, producing the protein MSDLQATFEFSVELYKFYNVDLFQRGLYQVRVGLRVSPKVPVQIEAMVGGPGSRGSGTNTATLVGGLGASRPFQILYRNEEVTLRDIIQFRAHLLVDSKNLKDSLERAEWSLGVELWCGEGTPTNNTLAPVSCRVLRLNFQPSQGLHYHLPVLFDYFHLATVSITIHAALVALHQPYMNTPRSSKQWGKLVRSGGNSGGALENVLFGGSSAKCGGGSTSTRIAHARQVHAEVCGFLLGSLEGLQNALTLCGSTGTTLSNNSNSNTLIGEVAQRMNELSDLAKCGDSEEEFACSAAQDIARLCAEVTLQWASLLRAVSGRPHAHHALAVIHHALRIKRFSECFFVLDNPRHSLAGCYDANYQSYQSISELTRRSRYLALLPPLPVHCIALDGDPHIMPIIFEDRYQDAAEFARRRSGVLSSSSAKSGSEPLLCTESVSDDCSCGVVPLLDSRRPSSEASKVSLSLPKPITDVIDPQINSQHQNVVQAKLSLATQKSLNGSPKRPTVIKQTVKETAVKKLKEEPAKLTGFSRFIVHNNQINEIQMPNPIPKKADSFVIENGQDGAKNVPRYSASTLFDDLNRLSQKQIPKPKTNGFSNMNRNEVRAVSTLPARHSKSLDQLKVSPLSMALGQQYTPQVQASRLAGPNQCPNSYIPQKPTTLPRNLTSSSLHNPRNNDFVPTFRNEMHGRSRSQTVTPNYSTKGEEYRRNINEFREKYKNPCGSDMNNRSSNVDINNMKPIEIKPNDLIGNCIINTHPFYYAYNNEVLPKHIDNFIHNPLEFQRGYNMTLPRPMLPPRNSYPPVNNKNQQPIDHVMFANKNIHRSNSTHAFHQRPYTDVDHHNHQQMRSIDFIQSNIPYNHSYNDCTILCQNGTKYSIPNDIDISGLIKHIEKPPVMTNNYTGKSPPATQSAQSTSKHKKNKSKDQTKLHHSAKDLTRVNSSKDSLSSHHSSRSKESKASTPKTEKRSSSTTRHRASEKMSQQISEASTSSSNESLPQASKRLESSASVPYKLDHSQEGLRHCRSAASVLDEANMNSNLFSESLPNLAPPPAFDSPLLDITDEDFKILPPDTFKNEEDLEAKRDSGSTSSLSEQSGWVSSRRSSDPSSPDVAQMRKSSSSSSARKSSKPNTDGLHTNTLQSKSTQDKNPAEVKRTVLNGEQLRERLLKLAVKVARSNMKDNYECCCDCNQEPAYESCIFCNNISIGNFLTNGNNFSVAKSPSAHGENNKTNNQFRTVPHKSQLTTRHNSFNTVESLNSKQNPCYINGMVKEGSVPADGLHPYIRKELPPKVPTRNQTSAKNPPPGEKVNLKERIEYTDKLLAAEIRSLTIDRICKGKQSRRNQMTSSGVSTPQRSAKNTKCKSEVDLSHLIMNSPYEDLRLPPPQQFRDIPPPPDEFKDPPNVMPLQLDNPLYHVYEGARERRQRRTGSISSNGMTKSQSTGELAKHNKDNDRENSLSNLVGLAESEQLFIKCREEFRRSVKYSGNLYSDFPPCESSMPYFHISDEYRMFNPEGLHLIVCVHGLDGNSADLRLVKTYLELGLPGAHLDFLMSERNQGDTFSDFDTMTDRLVQEILHHIESLRTEPARISFVGHSLGTIIIRSALSRPQLRPLLPMLHTFLSLSGPHLGTLYNSSGLVNAGMWFMQKWKRSGSLLQLSLRDAPDPRQSFLYRLAQRSTLHHFRHVLLCGSGQDRYVPMHSARLELCKAAIRDHSNLGIAYREMVSNMVSPLVVRGTVTVARYDAQHALPHTANALIGRAAHIAALDSDLFIEKFLLVSALKYFR; encoded by the exons ATGAGTGATTTGCAAGCGACATTCGAGTTTTCTGTTGAACTCTACAAATTCTACAATGTCGATCTATTCCAAAGAGG GTTGTATCAGGTGCGGGTGGGGCTTCGTGTTTCCCCAAAAGTCCCGGTACAAATTGAGGCGATGGTGGGCGGACCTGGCTCCAGAGGCTCCGGAACCAACACAGCCACTCTCGTCGGTGGTCTCGGCGCTTCCAGGCCCTTCCAAATACTGTACAGAAATGAGGAAGTTACTCTACGCGATATTATACAATTTAGAGCCCACCTTTTGG TGGACAGCAAGAATTTGAAAGATAGCCTAGAACGAGCCGAATGGAGTTTGGGTGTAGAACTTTGGTGTGGCGAAGGTACTCCGACCAACAACACTCTAGCACCCGTATCATGCCGAGTTCTCCGATTGAACTTCCAACCTTCGCAAGGACTGCATTATCACCTGCCTGTCCTTTTCGACTACTTTCACCTGGCCACGGTGTCCATCACCATTCATGCCGCTCTGGTCGCACTGCATCAGCCATACATGAA CACACCCAGATCGAGCAAGCAATGGGGAAAACTTGTCCGAAGCGGTGGTAACTCTGGTGGTGCATTAGAGAATGTCCTCTTCGGAGGATCCTCGGCCAAATGCGGCGGAGGTAGTACATCCACTAGGATAGCTCACGCTCG ACAAGTGCACGCTGAAGTATGTGGATTCTTGTTGGGATCGTTGGAAGGTTTACAGAATGCCCTCACATTGTGCGGTTCGACAGGAACGACCCTTTCGAATAATAGCAATTCGAACACTCTCATTGGCGAAGTAGCCCAGCGGATGAACGAGCTTAGTGATCTGGCCAAATGCGGTGATAGCGAAGAAGAGTTTGCTTGCAGTGCCGCTCAAGATATAGCTAGACTATGTGCTGAA gTTACACTTCAGTGGGCAAGTTTACTTAGAGCTGTATCTGGTAGACCTCATGCTCATCATGCACTAGCGGTGATTCATCACGCTCTTcg GATTAAGCGATTCTCAGAATGCTTTTTCGTCCTGGACAATCCTCGTCACTCGTTAGCCGGATGCTATGATGCCAATTATCAATCATATCAGTCTATAAGCGAGCTGACTAGAAGGTCGCGTTATCTTGCACTTTTGCCACCGTTGCCTGTGCATTGTATAGCTTTAGATGGTGATCCACACATAATGCCTATTATATTTGAGGATAG atATCAAGATGCCGCTGAATTTGCGAGGAGAAGATCTGGAGTATTAAGTTCTAGTTCAGCTAAATCTGGAAGTG AACCATTGTTATGCACTGAATCGGTATCTGATGATTGTTCATGTGGAGTGGTCCCTCTGCTCGATTCTCGCCGACCATCATCTGAAGCATCAAAAGTATCCTTATCCTTACCAAAACCCATAACAGATGTCATAGATCCTCAAATCAATAGTCAACATCAAAACGTCGTACAGGCAAAATTAAGTCTAGCAACACAGAAGTCGTTGAATGGATCACCAAAACGGCCGACTGTAATAAAGCAAACCGTGAAAGAGACTGCAGTCAAGAAGCTCAAAGAAGAGCCGGCGAAACTCACCGGTTTTAGTAGATTTATAGTCCACAACAACCAAATCAATGAAATTCAAATGCCAAATCCTATACCAAAGAAGGCTGACTCGTTCGTCATAGAAAATGGTCAAGACGGTGCAAAAAATGTTCCTAGATATTCTGCATCAACTTTGTTCGACGATTTGAACAGATTGAGTCAAAAGCAAATACCCAAACCGAAAACTAATGGATTTTCAAATATGAATAGGAATGAAGTTCGAGCCGTCAGTACTCTTCCAGCTCGGCATAGCAAATCTTTGGATCAGTTGAAAGTTTCACCACTATCGATGGCACTAGGACAACAATACACTCCCCAAGTTCAAGCGAGTCGACTAGCTGGACCAAATCAGTGTCCAAATTCTTACATACCACAAAAACCGACCACACTGCCAAGGAACTTAACAAGTTCCTCTTTGCACAATCCAAGAAATAATGACTTTGTTCCCACCTTCAGGAATGAAATGCATGGTAGATCCCGCAGCCAAACTGTAACTCCAAATTACAGCACAAAGGGAGAAGAATATCGTCGAAATATAAACGAATTTCGAGAAAAGTATAAAAACCCGTGCGGTTCCGACATGAACAATCGTAGCAGTAACGTAGATATAAACAATATGAAACCCATAGAAATTAAACCGAACGATTTAAttggaaattgtataataaatacacatcCATTTTACTATGCTTACAATAATGAAGTGCTTCCAAAGCACATTGACAACTTCATTCATAACCCATTAGAATTTCAACGTGGCTACAACATGACTTTACCACGTCCTATGTTGCCTCCTAGGAATTCTTACCCAccagttaataataaaaaccaacagcCGATAGATCATGTAATGTTTgcgaataaaaatattcatcggTCCAATTCGACACACGCTTTCCACCAACGACCGTATACCGATGTCGATCATCATAATCATCAGCAGATGAGATCCATCGATTTCATTCAATCTAACATACCATACAATCACAGTTACAATGATTGTACTATACTGTGTCAGAATGGTACTAAGTATTCCATACCGAACGACATTGATATAAGCGGTCTAATCAAACATATTGAAAAGCCACCTGTGATGACTAACAATTACACTGGTAAATCTCCACCAGCAACTCAATCGGCACAATCCACGTCTAAGCATAAAAAGAACAAGTCTAAAGACCAAACGAAATTGCATCACAGCGCAAAAGACCTGACCCGTGTCAATTCCAGTAAAGACTCGTTGAGCAGCCATCACTCAAGTCGGTCGAAAGAATCTAAAGCTTCTACTCCCAAGACTGAAAAACGCTCTTCAAGCACGACGAGACATCGAGCTTCTGAAAAAATGAGCCAACAAATATCTGAAGCCAGTACGAGTTCAAGCAACGAGAGCTTGCCGCAGGCATCCAAGCGTTTAGAGTCATCGGCTAGTGTTCCGTATAAGTTGGATCACAGTCAAGAAGGGCTGAGACATTGTAGAAGTGCTGCTTCCGTTTTAGATGAAGCTAATATGAACAGTAATCTTTTTTCTGAATCTTTGCCTAATCTTGCTCCACCGCCTGCTTTTGACTCACCTCTGCTCGATATAACTGATGAAGATTTTAAAATTCTTCCGCCTGATACGTTCAAAAACGAAGAGGATTTGGAAGCCAAAAGAGATAGTGGTTCAACCTCTAGTCTGAGCGAACAGAGTGGATGGGTTTCAAGTAGACGCAGCTCGGATCCGTCAAGTCCTGATGTGGCCCAAATGAGGAAATCTTCATCGTCGAGCTCGGCTCGCAAGTCGTCTAAGCCTAACACAGATGGActtcatactaacacacttcaATCTAAGTCGACCCAAGATAAAAATCCAGCTGAAGTTAAACGAACAGTTCTAAATGGTGAACAGTTGAGAGAAAGGCTGTTAAAGTTAGCCGTTAAGGTTGCCAGAAGTAATATGAAAGACAATTATGAATGCTGTTGTGACTGCAACCAAGAACCTGCTTATGAATCGTGCATATTTTGCAATAACATTTCAATCGGTAATTTCTTGACCAATGGGAATAATTTTTCAGTCGCCAAGTCGCCGAGTGCTCACGGTGAAAACAACAAAACGAACAATCAGTTTCGCACAGTTCCTCACAAGTCCCAACTGACAACCAGACACAACTCTTTTAACACTGTAGAATCATTGAATTCCAAACAAAATCCGTGCTATATCAATGGAATGGTCAAAGAAGGAAGCGTTCCGGCAGACGGACTTCACCCGTACATCCGCAAAGAGCTACCTCCAAAAGTGCCAACGCGCAACCAGACATCGGCTAAGAATCCACCGCCTGGAGAAAAAGTCAATCTTAAAGAACGAATAGAATACACCGACAAGTTGTTAGCAGCTGAAATAAGAAGTTTGACAATAGATAGAATATGCAAAGGTAAGCAGTCGAGGCGCAATCAGATGACGAGCAGTGGAGTTTCGACTCCTCAAAGGAGTGCCAAGAATACAAAGTGCAAATCTGAAGTTGACCTGTCACACTTGATCATGAATTCGCCATATGAGGATCTGAGACTTCCTCCTCCACAGCAATTTAGAGATATACCTCCGCCACCTGATGAATTTAAG GATCCACCAAATGTGATGCCATTACAATTGGATAATCCACTGTATCACGTCTACGAAGGGGCACGTGAACGTAGACAAAGACGAACAGGTTCCATCAGCTCCAACGGCATGACAAAGTCGCAGAGTACCGGCGAGCTTGCGAAGCACAATAAAGATAATG ATAGAGAAAATAGTTTGTCGAACTTAGTCGGACTTGCCGAATCTGAGCAATTGTTTATTAAATGCCGCGAAGAGTTCCGTAGAAGTGTAAAGTATTCGGGAAATTTATATTCTGATTTTCCGCCGTGTGAGTCTTCTATGCCTTATTTTCATATCAGCGATGAATACAGAATGTTTAATCCTGAAg GTCTTCATTTGATAGTATGTGTTCATGGATTGGATGGCAACTCGGCCGATCTCAGACTGGTCAAAACTTATTTGGAGCTCGGACTTCCGGGAGcacatttagattttttaatgtcAGAAAGGAATCAAGGGGATACTTTCTCCGATTTCGACACAATGACTGATAG ACTTGTCCAAGAAATTTTACACCACATAGAATCATTGAGAACCGAGCCAGCTCGAATAAGCTTCGTCGGACATTCTTTAGGAACCATCATTATAAGATCGGCTCTATCCCGTCCTCAATTACGTCCGCTTCTTCCTATGCTTCACACCTTCCTTTCGCTCAGCGGACCTCATCTCGGCACGTTGTACAACTCGAGCGGTCTTGTCAACGCCG GGATGTGGTTCATGCAAAAATGGAAACGCTCCGGGTCACTTCTTCAACTGTCGCTGCGAGACGCTCCAGATCCTCGTCAAAGTTTTTTATATCGTCTGGCGCAAAGATCCACACTGCATCACTTTCGACACGTGCTGCTGTGTGGCAGCGGACAGGATCGATACGTGCCGATGCATTCGGCACGTCTAGAACTTTGTAAAGCAGCCATTAGAGATCACAGTAATTTAGGCATAGCTTACCGTGAAATG GTTTCTAATATGGTTTCACCCCTCGTCGTCAGAGGAACTGTAACTGTGGCTCGCTACGATGCTCAACATGCTCTGCCTCATACGGCCAACGCTTTGATCGGCCGAGCAGCCCACATAGCTGCTCTGGACTCGGACCTCTTCATTGAAAAGTTTCTGTTGGTGTCTGCGTTGAAATATTTTCGATAG
- the LOC143914400 gene encoding uncharacterized protein LOC143914400, protein MRHIESIVDLRKFGSLKLLAVYHNVKERFFSNWRTFYIDPPSERFVDFADKNSTEEIRQMLSYCVEKLHTFTSMVYDKGALSEDLSNDMKTQALPECSTIRSIISSAFVMDLNRYFGAYHTLPDYSYSFEKCWPAPFDFTPTLSDNITAATKFVPLLEDILGANVNEESLVQKSQVESSVGGVEIGEIFVEGKEIQKESEENEVVSQQIVVESQKNPVETNSQQIGLKSLEEREAIDIASGINGIEIQGIEKEDEKNETVSRENDV, encoded by the exons ATGAGACACATAGAATCGATAGTCGACTTGCGAAAATTTGGGAGTTTGAAACTTTTAGCGGTCTATCACAATGTGAAAGAG CGTTTCTTTTCAAATTGGCGTACATTTTACATCGACCCGCCTTCGGAGCGATTCGTCGACTTTGCCGATAAGAATTCAACCGAAGAAATACGTCAAATGTTATCGTATTGTGTGGAAAAATTGCACACGTTCACGTCGATGGTTTATGACAAG GGCGCACTGTCTGAAGATTTGTCGAACGATATGAAGACGCAGGCTCTTCCGGAATGTTCCACGATCAGATCGATAATATCTTCGGCCTTCGTAATGGACCTAAATCGGTACTTCGGTGCGTATCATACGCTGCCTGACTATTCGTACTCTTTCG aAAAATGTTGGCCTGCTCCGTTTGACTTTACTCCGACTTTGTCGGATAATATTACAGCGGCTACTAAGTTTGTTCCGCTTTTAGAGGATATCCTGGGAGCTAATGTGAATGAGGAAAGTTTGGTTCAAAAAAGTCAAGTGGAAAGTAGTGTTGGTGGGGTAGAAATCGGTGAGATTTTTGTGGAAGGTAAAGAAATTCAGAAGGAATCAGAAGAAAATGAAGTTGTATCTCAACAGATTGTAGTGGAGAGTCAGAAAAATCCAGTTGAAACAAATTCACAGCAAATTGGATTAAAAAGTTTGGAAGAACGAGAAGCAATCGATATAGCAAGTGGAATTAATGGAATAGAAATTCAAGGCATTGAAAAGGAGGATGAAAAAAATGAGACAGTAAGTCGGGAAAATGATGTGTAA
- the LOC143914260 gene encoding tubulin polymerization-promoting protein homolog, which produces MTDTEAAPVKELSELKIEASNGDVKSASNGEACPSPTPAGGCTFKETFKTFSRFGEGKSDGKLITLSQSDKWMKQAKVIDKKITTTDTGIYFKKLKSLKVGIEDYKKFLDDLAKNKKIDVEEIKTKMSNCGPPGHTGTGVVKSPAAVERLTDTSKYTGSHKQRFDETGKGKGIAGRKDLADTSGYVTGYQHKNTITEKL; this is translated from the exons ATGACGGACACAGAAGCCGCACCAGTCAAAGAGCTGTCAGAGCTGAAGATCGAAGCCAGCAACGGGGATGTCAAATCAGCATCCAATGGAGAAGCGTGTCCATCACCCACGCCGGCCGGGGGTTGCACCTTCAAAGAGACCTTCAAAACCTTCAGCAGGTTCGGTGAAGGCAAATCCGATGGCAAATTGATCACACTGTCACAGAGTGACAAGTGGATGAAGCAGGCTAAGGTCATTGATAAGAAGATCACCACGACGGACACAGGTATCTACTTCAAGAAGTTAAAGTCGCTCAAGGTTGGCATCGAGGACTATAAGAAGTTCCTCGACGACCTGGCCAAGAACAAGAAGATCGACGTCGAGGAGATCAAGACCAAGATGTCAAATTGCGGACCACCGGGACACACAGGAACTGGG GTCGTCAAATCTCCAGCAGCCGTCGAGCGACTAACGGACACTTCCAAATACACTGGATCTCACAAGCAGCGATTCGACGAAACCGGAAAGGGCAAGGGCATAGCCGGTCGAAAGGATCTTGCAGACACGTCAGGATACGTCACGGGATACCAACATAAGAACAC TATAAcagaaaaattgtaa